One Olleya sp. Hel_I_94 genomic window, AAGCGTTTCTATAGCTTTTTTTGAAGTTTCTTTAATCTTGTCTGCAATAGCGAGTATCGCCAGCACTTGTTTTTCATTGCCAAGGAAAATGACTGTTTTTGCTTGCTCTTCGAGGCTTTCTGCAGTTTGCATTAAGGAAGCGTCAATTTGAATATTTTTCTCAAGCATTAGTTTATGGTTTCCAACATAGTATTGTGAACCATTTTCTGTTTGAGCTTTCACACCTTTACCTGTAATACTTTCAAAAGAAACAATTTCAGCTTTTTCAATATTTTCATCTTTTAAGTGGTTGACTAAAGCTTCCGCCAAAGGATGTTCTGATTGCGCTTCAATCGCCAAAAGAACTTGCTTGTATTCATTATTATTTTCAAGTTTATCATTCCAAAGTATATCAGTTACTAAAGGTTTACCTTCCGTAACTGTACCTGTTTTATCAAGAATAACAGCGTTCACTTTATGACCGAGCTCTAAACTTTCAGCATCTTTTATAAGAATATAATTTTCAGCGCCTTTGCCAATACCAACCATAATAGCAGTAGGTGTTGCTAATCCTAATGCACAAGGACAAGCGATAACCAAGACAGCTACCGAAGTTAATAAGGCTTGTGAAAATGCATTATCACCACCAATTAATATCCAAACGACGAAAGTAACGATAGATATACTCAACACAACAGGAACAAATATTCCAGCAATTTTGTCTACCAGTTTTTGCACAGGTGCTTTACTACCCTGCGCTTCCTGAACCATTTTAATGATTTGGGATAGCAAGGTTTCTCCACCTACTTTTTCGGCTGTAAAATGAAAACTTCCTTTTTGGTTAACTGTGCCTGCAAAGACTTTTTCATCCTTTGATTTTTCTACAGGAACTGGTTCTCCCGTAATCATACTTTCATCTACATACGAGCTGCCTTTTGAAACTTCGCCATCTACAGGAATCTTTTCTCCCGGACGCACCAAAATAGTTTGACCTACTTGCACAGCCGAAATGGGAATTTCCTTCTCTTCACCATTCTCTATAATCTTTAAGGTTTTAGGCTGTAGCCCCATCAATTTTTTAATAGCAGAAGAGGTATTTGACTTTGCCTTTTCTTCCAATAGTTTTCCCAAGGAAATAAAAGTTATAATTACTGTTGCCGCCTCATAATAAACGTGAGGCTCGATACCTTGACTTAGCCAGAATTCTGGAAAAAAGGTATTGAATACACTAAAGATAAAAGCGATTCCGGTACTCAAGGCTACCAAAGTATCCATATTAGCCTTACCGTATTTAGCTTGCTTATAAGCATTGATAAAAAAACTACGACCAAACCAAAATAGAACAGGAATAGATAGTGCCAACGATATCCATTTCCCAGGTTCCCATTGCATAAAAAACATTCCTAACACAAAAATAGGAAGTGTAAGAATTGCCGACCAGATGGTACGGCTCTTTATATCTTGGTAGTGCTTTTGTTGAAGTTCTTGTTGTACTTCAGAAGGATTTTCTGCATCTATGATAATATCATAACCTACCTCACGAAGTGCGTTTTGAAGTTGATTAGGACTCAACTCTTTGTCGTATTCGACAAGAACAGAACTATTGGCAAAGTTTACGCTGGCATCAAATACTCCTGATGTGTGTTTTAAGACAGATTCAACGCTGGATGCACAAGATGCACAGGTCATTCCCGTAACAGGAAATGATTCTTTTATACTCTCTTTACGGTTCTTTTCTTTGGTTGCAAATACGTTAATTGTCTCCATAATCCTATTCTTATTTGTAGACTACAAATTTCAGAATTAAAGGACTTTAGTATGTTACGTTTTAGGCTGAATGATTTGTAGAATTTGCTTGTGTATTATGATTTTAGTAGTTAAATTTCATCCAAAGATTTTCGGTTCTTATTGGTGCTTTTTTTGAATTTTGTAGGCGTCATTCCCGTAACTTTTTTAAATTGATTACTTAGATAGGCGACACTACTATAGTCAAGTTTAAAAGCTATCTGACTCAATGTTAATTCATCATAGATTATTAATTCTTTTACACGCTCAATCTTCTGATTGATGATATATTGTTCAAGCGTAATACTTTCAACAGATGAGAACAGTGAACCAAGATATTTATAATCGAGATGTAGGTTTTGACTTATATATTCTCCCCATTTTATATGTAATTCCCCTGAAGAATGATGAATTTTATCTACGACCAAAGTCTTCATTTGTTCAATAAGCTGACTTTTACGATTGTCTATTAAACTAAACCCTGAGTTTAGAAGTGATTGGGACAGACCTGATTTTGTTTTAGAATCTAATGTAGAAAGTAATTTGACCTCTCCCAATTTGATAGAAGTGTAGCGTATTTTCTGTTGGTCTAAAATATGTGATACCGCAGATATACATCTTGGGCATACCATATTTTTTATGTAAATAGTCTTATTCATATCTTATCTACTTTAAAAAAGTGTCCACCCTGCTTTACTTAGAGAATAATAAACCGCCGCTATAGCAGCAACTGCAAAAATTAATATCATTGCAATTAATGCTATAACTTTATCTTTATTTGAAATATCACTTTTGGGTTTATATTTCTCTTTTTGAATTTTCCTTCTATTTCTTCTGCTTTCACTCATTATCTTTTTTCTCTTTTAAAGCTATAATGCTTTAAAAAACAATCAAACTACTTTCAAATTCTAAATTGCATTTATTCTATTGTGGCTTTTACTTCACCACATTTTAACATTGCTTCACCATAATACGGGTTGCGAATTTCTTCTTCTAAACTCAACCAATATGCACCTTTGTTATTGTCTGCCATTGGGCAAAACTCACTGTATACTTTTTGATTAATTCCAAAAAGCTTGACACCACTTGTCATATGTGAAGAAAGATGCTTAAAATGTCCTCTTTGCTCTGCTATATCTGAATTGTTTTCAATTCCATTAGCAGACGTTTTTAATTCCTTTTGAATAGTCATCCAATGGTTATGCGCTTTCTCGTCCTTAAGCAGCTTCATATCTACTTTTGCTAAATTCTTTCCTATGCTTTTTGCAGCTGTTTGTGCATCATTACTGTTATCATTTATCAAAGCATCTTTTAGAAGGATATAATCATTAAAAACCTGTTTTAACTGATTCTGAAATTTGTTTGAAACTTCAATCCTTTCTTTCATTTGAGAATGGTTGGCTTCATTTGTATTTTCTCCAGAATTATCTTCTTGCATTCCCAAATGCCCTTCGTGGCCTGTCATTGTTTTACCACCAGATGCATTCATCATACTTTTTTTTCCCTGTAATTGTGCAGCGGCATCTACGGTAAACGTTCCGTTAGTTACGACTTCATCTCCATTCTTTAAACCTTCAAGAATGGTATAACTATCGCCATTGGCATTGCCCAATAAAACTTCCCTCATTTCGAAAATAGCTTCATTAGGGTTTGTTTTGACATAGACTACAGAGCGTTCTCCCGTCCACATAACAGCGGTTGACGGTACGGAAACGGTATTCTCGGTGCTTGTTTGCGTACCCTCAATTATACCTTCCACAAACATTCCCGGTTTAAAGAGGTCTTTCTTATTTTGCAAGACCGCTCTTACAACCACCGTTCTAGTTGCAGAATTTAATAAGGGGTCGATGAATGAGACTTTTGCATCAAAAACCTCATTGCGATAAGCATTTGTGGTCACTTTAATAGTTTGCCCTTCTTTTAGGGATGCAATTTGATTTTCATAAGCATCAAATTCTGCCCATACTGTATTGAGATTTGCAATTTTGTATAAGGGTTGTCCTTGCTTTAGATAATCTCCTTCTTCTACCATTTTCATTGTTACCGT contains:
- a CDS encoding efflux RND transporter periplasmic adaptor subunit, yielding MNKNIIYISVALIVGLLGGFLLFGGGSADKATNNAKDTHDHSEEIASNQMWTCSMHPQIMQPEPGDCPICGMDLIPAESGADGLNANEIKMTDNAMALANIQTSLVGKGQMGNNSLKLSGKIKANEESNAVQVTYFGGRIEKLYVNSTGERVGAGQRLATIYSPELVAAQQELLTASSLKESQPELYKAVRNKLKLWKLSEKQINAIETAGKVQENFPVFATVSGTVTMKMVEEGDYLKQGQPLYKIANLNTVWAEFDAYENQIASLKEGQTIKVTTNAYRNEVFDAKVSFIDPLLNSATRTVVVRAVLQNKKDLFKPGMFVEGIIEGTQTSTENTVSVPSTAVMWTGERSVVYVKTNPNEAIFEMREVLLGNANGDSYTILEGLKNGDEVVTNGTFTVDAAAQLQGKKSMMNASGGKTMTGHEGHLGMQEDNSGENTNEANHSQMKERIEVSNKFQNQLKQVFNDYILLKDALINDNSNDAQTAAKSIGKNLAKVDMKLLKDEKAHNHWMTIQKELKTSANGIENNSDIAEQRGHFKHLSSHMTSGVKLFGINQKVYSEFCPMADNNKGAYWLSLEEEIRNPYYGEAMLKCGEVKATIE
- a CDS encoding heavy metal translocating P-type ATPase, whose protein sequence is METINVFATKEKNRKESIKESFPVTGMTCASCASSVESVLKHTSGVFDASVNFANSSVLVEYDKELSPNQLQNALREVGYDIIIDAENPSEVQQELQQKHYQDIKSRTIWSAILTLPIFVLGMFFMQWEPGKWISLALSIPVLFWFGRSFFINAYKQAKYGKANMDTLVALSTGIAFIFSVFNTFFPEFWLSQGIEPHVYYEAATVIITFISLGKLLEEKAKSNTSSAIKKLMGLQPKTLKIIENGEEKEIPISAVQVGQTILVRPGEKIPVDGEVSKGSSYVDESMITGEPVPVEKSKDEKVFAGTVNQKGSFHFTAEKVGGETLLSQIIKMVQEAQGSKAPVQKLVDKIAGIFVPVVLSISIVTFVVWILIGGDNAFSQALLTSVAVLVIACPCALGLATPTAIMVGIGKGAENYILIKDAESLELGHKVNAVILDKTGTVTEGKPLVTDILWNDKLENNNEYKQVLLAIEAQSEHPLAEALVNHLKDENIEKAEIVSFESITGKGVKAQTENGSQYYVGNHKLMLEKNIQIDASLMQTAESLEEQAKTVIFLGNEKQVLAILAIADKIKETSKKAIETLQERGIEVYMLTGDNNKTASAVAKQVGIINYQGEVMPSEKAAFVEKLQADGKIVAMVGDGINDSHALAQANVSIAMGKGSDIAMDVAKMTLITSDLQSIPKALELSKRTVLGIRQNLFWAFIYNIIGIPIAAGVLYPVNGFLLDPMIAGMAMAFSSVSVVLNSLRLKRVKL
- a CDS encoding helix-turn-helix domain-containing protein: MNKTIYIKNMVCPRCISAVSHILDQQKIRYTSIKLGEVKLLSTLDSKTKSGLSQSLLNSGFSLIDNRKSQLIEQMKTLVVDKIHHSSGELHIKWGEYISQNLHLDYKYLGSLFSSVESITLEQYIINQKIERVKELIIYDELTLSQIAFKLDYSSVAYLSNQFKKVTGMTPTKFKKSTNKNRKSLDEI